The following nucleotide sequence is from Dehalogenimonas formicexedens.
TTCGATGCAGCCCGGCGACATCATCTATCGGGGCGCAAGCGTCTTTGAACGGCTCGCCTTGGAGTACGGTAATGGATACAACGTCCTCAAGGCGCTGAATCACGGAGCGGGCCGGCCGGGCTGGCTGGACATCCAGGAACTCATCATCTACATGACCGGCGCGGTCAACCGGGTCGCCGCCCCGCCACTCCTCGTCATGCCGAGACCGTCCATGGTCCTTATCGCGGCCGAAGACCACTCAGGCGGTGCCTTTACGGCCGGCAAGATACTTTCCTTTGCGGCGCCGGGCATCGCAGTTTTGAGCGAAGCCCGAGTCGATTCGGCTCAAAACAAAGCCATACCACTAGCAGTCCCGGCGCCGAGTATTGGCGTGACAGCGCAACTAGTTTAGGAGAAAAACGGAAATGAACGAACGATTCTACATTGAAGACCTAAAGCTGGAGACCAAGTATCGCCGCTTCGAAAAGCTGGGCACCGAGCTCAAGCTGCCCGTTTTTAAGACCTTTCTCGAAATGGAGGTCCTCGACAAGGATGGGAACACCATCCATGCCCACAAGCAGCGGAGTCACTCCTGGAACCGCAACGCATATAACTTCTTGTTTTCCCAGATGGCTGCTTACGGCCTCACCGGGACCAACATATTCGAGGCCGGCGCCATATCCCTCAAATGGACCACCGGAAGCATCTACCCCAACGGTTCCAACTGGGGTTTGAACAAGGTTGGCGGTTGGGATGAGGATATCAACCTCAACGACCGGTCAACTAACACCGGGTTGCTGGCTACCGCCGGTTCAACGGATAAAGGCATCATCGTCGGCACCAACAACTTTCCCGAATCGTTCGACGGATACGTCCTGGGAGCCGCGATCGCCAATGGTTCAGGGGCGGGGCAAATGGACTATGCCCAGTCGGACCTCCATGTGGTGAGCTACGACGCACCTACCAAGACTCTCACAGACACCCTGATCCGGTACATCAACAACAACTCCGGCGCGGCTATCGGGATCAACGAAGTCGCCCTATACGGCAGGGTTAAATTCAGCTCGGCCGGAACCGGCTCGATCATGTTTTCCCGCGACCTCCTGGCATCGACAGTCACCGTGCCCAATACCGGCCAACTCAAAGTGACCTATACCATCCAGCTGGCCTACCCGGCATAAGGAGATGAAATGCGCTACGCCATCATTCCAAAAGGTAAAAGCCTGACCGATATCGAGGTCGAAGCAAAAAAGATCGGCGCCCGGAACCTGAAAAAGGCGGAGGTCATCGGCCAGATCTTCTGTGAACTGGACCAGGCCCAGGCCGAAAAGCTGGCCGCAGTCTCGGGGCTGGTGCTTAAGCCCCTCAAGGAATACGGCACCAGTCAGATGACCGCCCAATCGCCGCCGGCCGAGAGCATCTCAGACGTCTTCTATTTGCTGCGGAGCTACTTCGCTCCGCCGATCACCGGCACCGGCCTTACCGTAGCCGTTCTGGATAGCGGCGTCCGGAAGACCCACCAGTCGCTCTTGGGCAAGGTGGTCTATGAAGCCAACTTCACCGAATCGCCGACCGCCGCCGACGTCTTCGGACATGGCACCCAGGTAGCTTTCACCGTGGCCGGCGGGCACCATGCCCTGGGTGAGAACTCCGGGGTATCGCCCGGAGCCGTGATCATGAACATCAAGGTTATCGGCGACGAAGGCATCGCCTCCGATGAGGCTATTGTCCTCGGCATCGACCGGGTGTGCGACCTTGCCGAACAGGCAAGGACCTCCGGGCTTTTCCCGACCGACGACCTATATCCCAATGTGATAAACCTCTCCCTCGGCGGTGAGGATGACGGCGATCCGGACAATCCGGTCCGGGTCGCGTGTCGCAAGGCGAGTCAGGAATACGGACTCGATGTCATCGCCGCGGCCGGCAACACTGGCCCCAAGATGACGACGGTAATGTTGCCGGCGTGCGAGCCAGAGGTCATCGCCGTAGGAGCTGTAGAGACGTTCGGCGAGCTGCTTGTCTGGGAGAGGTCCTCGCGCGGGCCGACCGTCCAGGGCGAGACCAAGCCGGATTTTGTCATCTGGGGCACCAACCTCGAAATGGCCTCGGACAAAAACGACGAAGACTTCCTGGTGAAGTCGGGAACGAGTTTTGCCGCGCCCATGCTGGCAGGCCTTACCGGACTTCTCTGGGAGAGCGGCCGGCGGGCTTATGGCGAAGGCTGGCAGTACCGCTGGACGGCGGCAAGAGATGTGGCGCCTTATTTTTCAACCAAGCCGCAAGACGCGCCACTTAGCAAGGACAATGCCTACGGCTTCGGACTGCCGGCCATGGGAGCCATGCTCGGCCAGGTGATGAGTAGCGCTTCGCCTAACGCCCAAACCACGGAGATGGTGCAAATGATGACGGCCATGATGATGATGGCCGGCGTAATGGGAGCGATTTAGATGAACAAAGGCATGATCGCGGCGATTGTAATCGAGCTTGTCGGTATCGGCGCCACCGGCATCGGTATCGGTATCGAACTGGCGAGCAATGTTGATTTCGGGCTTGTAGTGACCACTTCCGGCAGCTGCCTCATTGCTATGGGCGGCGTCATCTGGGGCAAGTTCATCTGCATCAACCGCAGGAAGGATTAACGGCCGTGGAGAGACTATATATCGCCCTTGCCGCCTTGTTCGGGGGGATCGTTGCTGCTGGTCTTGGCTGGCTGGAAAGCGGGGAAGCATTTGATCTCCGGAAGTTCGGTGGATCTATCGTCCGGTCCGCAATTGCCGGAGTAGTTATCAGTCTGGGTTCCGGCGTTGCCGGTCCGGTCGATGTCGCTGTCCTTTTCTACGCCTTCCTGGGCGGTGCCGGTGTCGATGTCATCGGCAACCGCCTAGCAGGAAATTTTGGCAACGGCAGTTTCCCTATGACGCAGAAAACTCCAGAGGATGCTGAGGAGAGTTAAATGGCGCAGTACGCCGATATCGTCTCCATCGATGCACCGTCCGAGGCCGCCTCCGGCAGCCGGGTGGATCTCACGATCCGGGTGAAGAACACCTATTCCGCACCGATCGCCATCAAAGTGGCGGCGACGCTGGAATACGGTGTCTCGCCCTATCCGGGCGCCGTTATCCCGGTGGACTGGGCCAACGTCGACGCGCAGGTCACCTGGCCGTTCTCTGGCTATTTCTACATGCCCGGCCAAAAGGTGACCATTCGCGCTAAAAGCTTCTGGTACGGCGCCGACGGAGTGTGGTATGCCGACGACGAGATGACAAAGACGGTGAACCTCGGTTCGGTCGGGTCGCCCAGCATTTCGGACTTTCGCATCGCCGATTTCGCCAAAACATAGGAGGAAAACATGGCTCTCAAGAAACTGGAACTCGAACTAAAGGCCTTTAGCGCATTGGGGGAAGGTGCCGTTGCGCTGTCGGAGGACCCGGTTTTGCCGGGCTGGTACGTCGACCCGGCAACGGGCGCTCGCGTCTTCTATGACCCGGTGGCCGGCAAATTCTTCACGGCCGCGGGCGGCGTCTACATCCCCCTCGGCTATATAAACCCGGCGCCGAAGCAGGTGGCGATCGCCCCCGGCGACCGGCTCATGGTTTCGATCTCATTCAAGTACACCGGCCCGGCGGTCAGCGGCGTCACCGGATACTACTGCATCGGCACGAACGGCATGTTCGGCTTCGATGAAAAGCTGGTGCAGCAAACGACATTCAGCATCCCGCAGGTGACGACTCCGCCGTCGTATCCCAATGTCACCAACTCCTACGTGTTCACGATCCCATCTAACGTCGACACCAACTGGGACGACATCTACGTGAAGATATTCGGCGGCAGTCCCAGCATCGGCGGCCAGGCGACGACGAACTACCTTTTCGGCTACGAAAACGCACTTTTAGTCGCCGGGATCCAGCCGACGATTTCGGAGTTCAAGATCTCGGACTTCGCCAAGGTGTAGGAGAGGATCGTGGTACTCGATATCGCATTTGCGCCGATGGCGCTTTCACCAACTACCTTCAATGCCGGGGACACCGTCCGGGTGACGGTGTCCTTCAAGTACGTTGTTGGCGTGACCAAAACGGTGAAGCTCCTGGCCGGTCCCTATTCGACAAATCTTTTTGGCAAGCACATGGTGGATGTCTGTGTCGGTCTGGCCGACCTCGTCCTTCCGGCCAGTTCGACACCGGCCGAGGGGAACGGCACGGTCGATTTCCTGCTTGTGCCCAAGTCAAGCGGTGGCATCGACGACGGCACCTTCGGCCTCCGCGTCTGGATCGAAGACACGAACGCCGTGGCCGAACAGGATGCCGTTATCATCGTCTCCGGCAACTCTTCGGGCGGCGACATGCTCTCAGGGATGATGCCTATGCTCATGATGCTTCTCATGATGGGCATGATCTTGCCTATGACGCAAAATCTGGGTGAGGAGTCGGGCTAGTGGGCAAGGCTTACCTGGAACCGGGCGACGTGGCCAAGCTCGAAGACGCGGCGCAGTATCTCCGGGACCGGTTGTTGATCCGGCTCTTGTTTCACCTTGGCTGCCGGGTGTCTGAGGCCCTCGCGCTTCGGCTCAAGGACATCGACATCAGACGCGGCACGGTGACCATCGAGCACCTGAAGTCGCGAATCCAGTTGTCATGCCCCGGCTGCAGCGCGCGCCTGGGCAAGGCACACAGGTATTGCCCGGGCTGCGGGCAGCCGGTCGAGAAGGCAGTCGCCCAAGAGAGAGAGCATCACCGTTACCGGACGCTGCCGGTGGATAAGACCACGCTTTCCCTACTCAAGGAGTACCTCGGTCGCGGCGGCGCTGTCGAGAGAAATGGCGAAAAGTGCCTTTTTGATCTTCGTCGTAACCGTGCCTGGCAGATCGTGACAGAGTGTGCCGAGCGCGCAGGCCTTCCGCGCCTGGTGAACGCCGAAAGTGGCAAGACTCACAATGTCAGCCCCCACCGGCTGCGGGATGCTTTTGCCGTCCATGCGGTGAAGGCGGACGACTCGGGCGACGGGCTGCGGCTGCTGCAGGAGCACCTGGGCCACCGGAGCATTGTCACCACTATGAAATACCGCAAGGTTTCCGGTGAAGAGCAAAAAGAGTGGTATCGGAGACTGTGGAATGGAGGAAAAGCAAATGGGTAGGTATACCAACCATGAAGAGTTCGGGGTGAACGCCCCGATCAACTACCGCGAGGACACGACCAGCGATTCTTTCCTTGAAGGCATGTCGGCGATCGCGCCTCCCGGCATGCGACCGAAAAGAAGCCGCGGGGAGAAGTTCGAGGAAAAGACCGATTTCAAGGCCTCGGCCAGGTGGCACCGCAACTTCGACCTGGCCATGTTCGGCGGATCGGATATCGGGGACACCGACTTTGAGAACAAGCAGCTGGGTCTTGAGAGCAAGCGGAACGGCATCAAACGGATCCCCGGGAGGCGGTAATGGCCGGCCAGGTGAAAATAACTATCAAAGACAGAGAATGGATCGCCGCCGTGGCGGCCGCCCCCTGGGAACTTACTCAGGGCTTGGGTGGTCTGCCTGGGCTGCCCGCGGCGACCGGGATGTTCTTTGATTTGGGATACTCTCGGATTGTTGAAGTGACCACGGCACCGATGTTTTTCTCACTCGATATCGCTTTCCTTTCCGAGGATTTCGTAGTGATTGACATCTACCGCGACATTTTGCCCGGGTACCTGGTGACTTCGGCTTTACCGGCACGGTTCTTCATCGAGGTGAATGCCGGCGAGTTGGAAGGAATCGAGGTTGGCGACAAGGCCTCGGTCAGCTGGCTTCCACTCCAGGAAACGCCGCCCATGGCGCCAGATTGGGCAAGTTCCATTGCTCTACTCGGCGGTTCCCTGGCAGCCGGGGTGTTTCTGATCGGCTTGTCCCGCCATTTCGCCGATACTGTTGTCGGCTCTTCAGGATCAGAATTGCCGACAGCCGCTGGGGACCAGTCAGCCAAATGCGAGATCGTGAAACCTCGGAGCTACGACCTGATGAGCTGGGTCGGCGCGCCGGTGCCGGACTACAGCTTTTCCATCGAGCCGGAAGCCAAAGAACGCCGCATCGATGAGGTCTTAAAGCAACTCAAAGATGGCGTCGACGGCATCCAGTCAAGCAGCCATTTCCGGAACTTCCTGCTTACCATGTCGAAGTTCCACGACTACTCCATCGGCAACCTGATTCTCATCGCCTCTCAGAATCCTAACGCTACCCGGGTGGCCGGCTTCAACACTTGGAAAGATCTCGGCCGCTGGGTGATGAAAGGTGAGAAGGGAATTGCCATCCTGGCACCGTGCCTGCCATCGAAATCGAGTCTGAAAACCGAGCCATCAGGCGAAGATGAATGCCGGAAAGATGACGAGGAAACAGAGAAGCGGGAGCTGCTGCGGCCAATCTATTTCAAGGTGGTCTATGTTTTCGATGTCAGTCAGACCGAAGGCAAACCGCTGCCCGAATTCGATGTTCCGGTGCTCACCGGCGAAGCCAATGAGGAGCTATTCGACGATATTACGCATCTCGTCAGGAGTGAAGGCGTGCACGTCGGGTTTGACTCTAAGCCGTACCAGGATCCGGCCATAAAGGGTTTCTTCTCCGGCAAGGAAATCTGGGTCAGGCCTGAGGAATCGCGGGCCCAACAGTTGAAGACGCTTATCCACGAGGTGGCTCACTACTATTCCGAAGGAGTCTTCCACATTCCGAGGCGAGATGCCGAAACCATCGCCGAAAGCGTTGCCTTTGCCATCGGCGCCCACTTCGGCTTCGATACCGGTACCAGGTCCTTCCCCTACGTCGCTCTCTGGGCGCAGGATAAGAAGGTCCTTGAACGGAATCTGGCCTCGATCCGCCAGGTGACCACCAGAATCATCGAAGGCCTCGAATCCCTGGCAAAAAAGCCGGCAGGGGTGGTATAGGCCGCGCCAATGGAGATGGAGTTGAGACCGAGTCGGGGCGGTTTCCTTCGGCCGTTCGGCTGCGGTTGGTTCATCCGGGAGTACCTCCTGGGAAACGGGCCGGAGGGTTCGCCGCGGATCGACCGGGAGCGCGGCGCGCCGCAGGCAGACATCAACTACGAATACAAGGAAGCGCTAGCCAGGGCGACGGCAAGGGAGAGGTCCGAACGGATCATCAGCAAGCAAGTGGTCCGGGGCGTAGATGTCACCGAGGAATATGCCGAAGAAATCTACCAGAAGCAGCTCAAGAGGGTTTCACGGAAGTTCACCCACATGCGGTATCACTCATTCTTGATGTATTTCGGCGTGCTCAAGAGGTTGGGGTGGGTGGAGGCGACCGAAAGGATGGAACCGTCGGCAATTCAAGACAATTACCCCGATGCCCCGGAGCGGACATATTACCGACTGACCCGGGTAGGAATCTCGGCCGATGACCGGTCTTGGGCGAATCCACTATTCACTTTGTATCCCGAAATCGGACCGAACCACCTGAAAAACAATTGACCACAAAAAGCTATCTCGAACCGCAAGATATTGGCTGCTTGATTAGCGCCGCCGACAATTTACGCGACAGGCTGCTGGCCACCATGTTATTCCATCTTGGCTGCCGGATTTCAGAAGCGTTGGGAATAACGGTCGATGACATCGACCTCGACGGTAGGGCCGTC
It contains:
- a CDS encoding ArdC-like ssDNA-binding domain-containing protein; protein product: MAGQVKITIKDREWIAAVAAAPWELTQGLGGLPGLPAATGMFFDLGYSRIVEVTTAPMFFSLDIAFLSEDFVVIDIYRDILPGYLVTSALPARFFIEVNAGELEGIEVGDKASVSWLPLQETPPMAPDWASSIALLGGSLAAGVFLIGLSRHFADTVVGSSGSELPTAAGDQSAKCEIVKPRSYDLMSWVGAPVPDYSFSIEPEAKERRIDEVLKQLKDGVDGIQSSSHFRNFLLTMSKFHDYSIGNLILIASQNPNATRVAGFNTWKDLGRWVMKGEKGIAILAPCLPSKSSLKTEPSGEDECRKDDEETEKRELLRPIYFKVVYVFDVSQTEGKPLPEFDVPVLTGEANEELFDDITHLVRSEGVHVGFDSKPYQDPAIKGFFSGKEIWVRPEESRAQQLKTLIHEVAHYYSEGVFHIPRRDAETIAESVAFAIGAHFGFDTGTRSFPYVALWAQDKKVLERNLASIRQVTTRIIEGLESLAKKPAGVV
- a CDS encoding S8 family serine peptidase, producing MRYAIIPKGKSLTDIEVEAKKIGARNLKKAEVIGQIFCELDQAQAEKLAAVSGLVLKPLKEYGTSQMTAQSPPAESISDVFYLLRSYFAPPITGTGLTVAVLDSGVRKTHQSLLGKVVYEANFTESPTAADVFGHGTQVAFTVAGGHHALGENSGVSPGAVIMNIKVIGDEGIASDEAIVLGIDRVCDLAEQARTSGLFPTDDLYPNVINLSLGGEDDGDPDNPVRVACRKASQEYGLDVIAAAGNTGPKMTTVMLPACEPEVIAVGAVETFGELLVWERSSRGPTVQGETKPDFVIWGTNLEMASDKNDEDFLVKSGTSFAAPMLAGLTGLLWESGRRAYGEGWQYRWTAARDVAPYFSTKPQDAPLSKDNAYGFGLPAMGAMLGQVMSSASPNAQTTEMVQMMTAMMMMAGVMGAI
- a CDS encoding tyrosine-type recombinase/integrase, whose amino-acid sequence is MGKAYLEPGDVAKLEDAAQYLRDRLLIRLLFHLGCRVSEALALRLKDIDIRRGTVTIEHLKSRIQLSCPGCSARLGKAHRYCPGCGQPVEKAVAQEREHHRYRTLPVDKTTLSLLKEYLGRGGAVERNGEKCLFDLRRNRAWQIVTECAERAGLPRLVNAESGKTHNVSPHRLRDAFAVHAVKADDSGDGLRLLQEHLGHRSIVTTMKYRKVSGEEQKEWYRRLWNGGKANG